The genomic segment CAGCGCGTCGAGGTCGGGTAGGCCGACGTCCCACCGGTAGTGGTCGGTGAGGTCGAGGCCGGCGTCGCAGAGGTCACGGTTGGGCTGGAGGAACACGATGTCGTGACCGGCCCGGCGTAGCCCGTCGACCAGGGTCTGGCGGTGGCTACGGCCGCCGTCGGGGGTGTCGATGACGCCGGGACCGAGGAATCCCCAGAAGCTGTACCCGATCAGCATTTCGTCACCCACCAGCCCTCGATGAGCAGGGCATCCAGCCCGGTCTCGACGAGGCAGTCCAGGGCCATGTCCGGAGTGCCGCAGATCGGTCTGCCCTTGATGTTCAACGAGGTGTTGATCAGAACCGGGTGTCCGGTGATCTCGCCGAACGCGGCCAGCACGTTCGCTAGGAACGGATGCTGCGCGCGGGTCACAGTCTGGACCCGTGCAGTGCCGTTGCCATGCACGATCGCGGGGAGATGCGTCCGGGTCAGATCGGTGACCGGCGCGGCGATGGACATGAACGGCGAGGGCTGGCGGAGCTGGACGTAGTCGGCGGCCTTGTCAGCGAGGATCACTGGAGCGAAGGGGCGGAACGATTCCCGGAACTTTACCGTCCCGTTCAGCCGATCCACGACCTCGCTGGCGAAGGGCGAAGCCAGGATGGACCGGTTACCCAGCGCGCGTGGCCCAGACTCCAGCGGGCCGGCGAAGAGCCCGACGATGGCCCCGTCGGCGAGCTGGCGGGCGAGGCGGTGGACCGGGTCGGCGGGTCGTTCGGCGGCCAGGTCGGGTCGTGGTTCCGCGGAAATGGCGAGATCCGGGTACGCCGGGCCGAGATAGCAGCGCCCACCGATGCCGGTGGGCGGGCGTCCGGTGACGTCGAGCCAGGCGGCTGCGGCGGCACCGATCGCAGTGCCCGAGTCGCCAGGCGCGGGCGGGATGTGGACCTCGTCGACGATGCCGGCTCGGGTGATCCGCCCGGCGGCGACGCAGTTCATCGCGACCCCGCCGCCGAGACAGAGCAGCCCCGAGCCGGTCAGGCGGGTGGCTCGTCGGGCCAGGTGCAGCATCACCTGCTCGGTTCGTTCCTGCAGGGCGGCGGCGAGGTCGGCGTGGACCGGTTCGACCGGCGCGTCCGGTAGGCGGGGCGGGCAGGCAGCGGCGGTGAACGCCGGGCTGGTCCGGCCGTAGCGGCTGGACAGGACCCGAATCGGCAGCAGCCCCGGGTCGAGGGCGAAGCCGTCGGTGGTGAGTCGGATCGCGCGACACATCAACCTGCGGAAGCGGGCCGGTTCACCGAGGGCGGCCAGCGCCATGACGGTGCCCTCCTCGTCACCGCGTCGCCAGCCGAGGTGTTCGGTCACGGCGCCGTACGCGTAGCCGAGCGACGCCGGGTCCTCGATAGCGGCGACCAGACGCAGGTCGAGAGCCTGCTCGTCGCGGTGCACGGCGTGCCAGGTCGTGGTGGTCTGCAGCTCGCCGAGACTGTCCACTAC from the Solwaraspora sp. WMMD1047 genome contains:
- a CDS encoding carbamoyltransferase C-terminal domain-containing protein; this translates as MIAKRAGRAADVVLGLCAYTHDSAAALLVNGHLIGFAEEERLDGVKHSKAYPANAVAWLLNEAGLTANDVTAVAYNFDGRRYLPALGQLPRHLVRAATRSRAVPRSRSFLTVRRRCQARMQDLNRRFPLARLVPVLHHRAHALYAFLSAGVDDAAVLVVDSLGELQTTTTWHAVHRDEQALDLRLVAAIEDPASLGYAYGAVTEHLGWRRGDEEGTVMALAALGEPARFRRLMCRAIRLTTDGFALDPGLLPIRVLSSRYGRTSPAFTAAACPPRLPDAPVEPVHADLAAALQERTEQVMLHLARRATRLTGSGLLCLGGGVAMNCVAAGRITRAGIVDEVHIPPAPGDSGTAIGAAAAAWLDVTGRPPTGIGGRCYLGPAYPDLAISAEPRPDLAAERPADPVHRLARQLADGAIVGLFAGPLESGPRALGNRSILASPFASEVVDRLNGTVKFRESFRPFAPVILADKAADYVQLRQPSPFMSIAAPVTDLTRTHLPAIVHGNGTARVQTVTRAQHPFLANVLAAFGEITGHPVLINTSLNIKGRPICGTPDMALDCLVETGLDALLIEGWWVTKC